The Desmonostoc muscorum LEGE 12446 genome includes a region encoding these proteins:
- a CDS encoding mucoidy inhibitor MuiA family protein codes for MVNPEIQSWRKTVPSEIVAVTVYADRALVTRRGVVSLTGIEHELVITPVPMTLETESVRVSGTGTVGVRLLGVSSDRIYTTEPVAERVAHLTRQIEQLEADKRHLQAQVDALALQSSFIEGLREKTEEPFSQSLSRKNLSLSEILDFLNFLGSQYSEYAIASGECFTQQQELDRQLQALHASLQKIQTPHPQESLSLVVAVEVSGEGEFELEVSYLVNRASWTPLYDLRFSTTSDIVHLSYLAEITQSSGEDWIGASLTLSTAKPGLGTLPPKVEPWYIDTLRPQIARQRRARFAAQPPLLPSIAAPAGEGNWQEEDEVAQDSLIAAEIVPAELSKEGSVVTFKLNGGGNIPSDGAPHKTTIFNDDYPCNFDYVAMPRLVSFAYLQANVKNSPNGATLLAGKANIFRNNVFIGATGLDNIAPGQEFKLNLGIDEGLKIERELVERLVDKRLISNQRRITYSYRLIITNLLDKQANLKVTEQLPVSRNEQIKVRLIRANPQIQLGEMGILEWELTILPQDRREIYYQFNVEHPPELMVVGLDI; via the coding sequence GTGGTTAACCCGGAAATACAGTCTTGGCGCAAAACAGTACCAAGCGAGATTGTAGCTGTTACAGTCTACGCTGATAGAGCATTGGTTACACGACGAGGTGTAGTTTCGTTAACAGGAATTGAACACGAATTAGTAATTACCCCAGTACCCATGACTCTAGAAACTGAGTCTGTGAGGGTTAGCGGTACGGGTACGGTAGGGGTGCGGTTGCTGGGAGTGAGTAGCGATCGCATTTACACGACTGAACCTGTGGCAGAACGTGTAGCACATTTGACAAGGCAAATTGAGCAACTAGAGGCAGACAAACGCCATCTGCAAGCCCAAGTCGATGCTTTGGCGTTGCAATCTAGTTTTATCGAAGGCTTACGTGAAAAAACAGAAGAACCTTTTTCCCAGAGTTTATCGCGGAAAAATCTTAGTTTGAGCGAAATTTTGGATTTTTTGAACTTTTTGGGAAGCCAGTATAGTGAATATGCGATCGCATCTGGAGAATGCTTTACCCAACAGCAGGAATTAGACAGACAACTGCAAGCACTCCACGCCTCATTGCAAAAAATCCAAACACCCCATCCCCAAGAAAGTTTGAGCTTAGTTGTAGCAGTTGAAGTCTCAGGTGAAGGCGAGTTTGAGCTAGAGGTATCATACTTGGTGAATCGCGCCAGTTGGACTCCGTTATATGACTTGCGTTTTAGCACTACGAGCGATATCGTGCATTTGAGTTACCTGGCAGAAATTACTCAAAGCAGCGGCGAAGATTGGATTGGTGCAAGTCTCACCCTTTCTACTGCAAAACCCGGATTAGGCACTCTTCCGCCCAAAGTTGAACCTTGGTATATTGATACCCTACGTCCACAAATAGCGCGACAACGACGAGCTAGATTTGCTGCACAGCCACCGCTGCTGCCTAGCATAGCAGCTCCAGCTGGTGAAGGAAATTGGCAAGAAGAAGACGAAGTTGCACAGGATAGTCTCATCGCAGCAGAAATTGTTCCAGCAGAACTATCTAAAGAAGGAAGTGTAGTTACTTTTAAATTAAATGGTGGCGGTAATATTCCCAGTGATGGCGCACCGCATAAAACAACAATTTTTAATGACGATTATCCTTGTAACTTTGATTATGTGGCAATGCCGCGCTTGGTAAGTTTTGCTTATCTGCAAGCGAATGTAAAAAATAGTCCCAACGGTGCGACTTTGTTAGCAGGAAAAGCGAATATTTTCCGCAACAATGTTTTCATCGGTGCCACTGGGTTAGACAATATTGCACCAGGGCAAGAATTTAAACTGAATTTAGGGATTGATGAAGGTTTAAAAATTGAGCGTGAATTAGTTGAACGTCTTGTAGACAAAAGATTAATTAGCAACCAGCGCCGAATTACTTATAGTTATCGGTTGATAATTACTAACTTACTCGATAAACAAGCAAATCTCAAAGTAACTGAACAGTTACCAGTTAGCCGCAACGAACAAATTAAAGTGCGTCTGATTCGCGCAAACCCGCAAATTCAACTTGGTGAAATGGGGATTTTAGAATGGGAGTTAACTATTTTACCACAGGATCGGCGAGAGATATATTATCAGTTTAATGTTGAACATCCACCGGAGTTAATGGTGGTTGGGTTGGATATTTAG
- a CDS encoding LysR family transcriptional regulator: protein MNQATLHQLKVFEAAARHSSFTRAAEELFLTQPTVSMQIKQLTKSVGLPLFEQVGKRLYLTEAGRELFATCRQIFDNIAQFEMKVADLKGLKQGQLKLAVITTAKYFIPRLLGQFCELYPGIDISLQVTNHEQILERMAHNLDDLYIMSQIPENMDITCQPFLENPLIVFAPLNHPLSQEKNIPIHRLSEEPFIMREPGSGTRRAVQSLFEEQGVKVKVKLELGSNEAIKQAIVGGLGISVLSRHTLLLDASQFSILDVQHFPIHRNWYMVYPSGKQLSIVARAYYDYLLAAAKNIVEQNATYSYSTVETTQR from the coding sequence TTGAATCAAGCGACGCTGCACCAGTTAAAAGTGTTCGAGGCAGCGGCACGGCACAGTAGCTTTACTCGTGCTGCTGAGGAATTGTTTCTTACCCAACCTACCGTTTCCATGCAGATTAAGCAACTGACAAAATCGGTAGGGTTGCCATTATTTGAGCAGGTGGGGAAGCGGTTATATTTGACGGAGGCAGGAAGGGAATTATTTGCCACTTGTCGGCAGATTTTTGATAACATAGCCCAATTTGAAATGAAGGTGGCAGATTTAAAAGGGCTAAAACAAGGACAATTAAAGCTGGCAGTGATTACAACAGCTAAATATTTTATCCCACGTTTGTTAGGGCAGTTTTGCGAACTTTATCCAGGGATTGATATCTCCTTACAAGTAACCAATCACGAACAAATTTTGGAACGGATGGCTCATAATTTGGACGACTTATATATTATGAGCCAAATTCCAGAGAATATGGATATCACTTGCCAACCATTTTTAGAAAATCCTTTGATAGTCTTTGCACCACTTAATCATCCTTTATCCCAAGAAAAAAATATTCCGATACACCGCTTGTCTGAAGAACCTTTTATTATGCGGGAACCAGGTTCAGGAACCCGTCGTGCTGTGCAAAGCTTATTTGAGGAACAAGGGGTAAAGGTAAAAGTCAAACTGGAATTGGGAAGTAACGAAGCAATTAAACAAGCGATTGTAGGTGGTTTAGGAATTTCTGTTTTATCTCGTCATACCTTACTATTAGACGCGTCACAGTTCAGCATTTTAGATGTCCAACACTTCCCCATTCACCGAAATTGGTACATGGTTTACCCATCTGGGAAACAGCTATCTATCGTCGCTCGTGCTTACTATGATTATCTACTAGCTGCGGCGAAAAACATTGTAGAGCAAAATGCTACTTATAGCTATAGTACCGTTGAAACAACTCAGAGATAA
- a CDS encoding BMC domain-containing protein translates to METFNQRSMSTMHSSSRFDDLKDTALGLVSTLSFPAIVGTADMMLKSAGVHLVGYEKIGSGHCTAIVRGGIADVRLAVESGVQTAEQFGQLVSSLVIPRPYPNLDIVLPITARFTKLMEEGSYSRLSNQAIGLVETRGFPAMVGACDAMLKAADVHLAAYEKIGAGLCTAIIRGSVANVAVAVEAGMFEAERIGELNAVMVIPRPLDEMEQTLPLASCWIEQNQPLSLPVNIKEQVAEIEMLRLPDLTKLPTKVTEELWNDE, encoded by the coding sequence ATGGAAACATTTAATCAACGGTCTATGAGTACCATGCATTCATCGAGTCGTTTCGACGATCTCAAAGATACTGCTTTGGGCTTAGTTTCTACTCTCAGTTTCCCCGCAATAGTTGGGACAGCGGATATGATGCTCAAATCTGCTGGAGTTCACCTAGTTGGCTACGAAAAGATTGGTAGTGGTCATTGTACCGCCATCGTCCGGGGTGGAATCGCTGATGTACGTCTTGCCGTAGAATCAGGCGTCCAAACCGCTGAACAATTTGGTCAGTTGGTTTCTAGCTTAGTGATTCCCCGGCCTTATCCCAACTTAGATATAGTGCTTCCCATCACAGCCCGTTTCACTAAATTGATGGAAGAAGGCAGTTACAGCCGTTTGAGTAATCAAGCAATTGGTTTGGTAGAAACGCGAGGTTTTCCAGCAATGGTGGGTGCCTGTGATGCCATGCTCAAAGCTGCTGATGTCCATTTGGCAGCTTATGAGAAAATTGGTGCGGGTTTGTGTACAGCGATTATTCGTGGTTCTGTAGCCAATGTTGCTGTAGCAGTGGAAGCTGGGATGTTTGAGGCAGAACGCATTGGAGAATTAAATGCAGTGATGGTGATTCCTCGACCCCTAGACGAAATGGAACAAACATTGCCATTAGCAAGTTGCTGGATAGAACAAAACCAACCATTAAGCTTGCCAGTGAATATCAAGGAGCAAGTTGCTGAAATCGAAATGTTAAGATTACCAGATTTAACTAAATTGCCGACGAAAGTTACAGAAGAATTATGGAATGATGAATGA
- a CDS encoding transferase yields MSVPPLRLSNNFDTYISGEVTVHPSAVLAPGVILQAAVNSNIVIGPGVCIGMGAILQVHEGTLEVEAGANLGAGFLMVGKGKIGANACIGSATTVFNCSVEPGQVVPPGSILGDTSRQISQTKELNSSPENPPATSAEEKNGLGEGEEKVISSTNFSASAFVELKGRSISFFKSSATGESQSPPPSKPVNDAETNLQPAPEESTEYNSDPNQPATESPNSFGTQIYGQGSIHRLLTTLFPHRQSLNDPNSDD; encoded by the coding sequence ATGTCTGTGCCGCCACTGCGCCTCAGCAATAATTTTGATACTTACATAAGTGGTGAGGTGACTGTTCATCCAAGCGCGGTACTCGCACCTGGGGTAATACTCCAAGCAGCTGTAAACAGCAACATCGTCATTGGCCCGGGGGTCTGTATTGGCATGGGAGCTATTCTCCAAGTCCATGAAGGAACCTTAGAGGTAGAAGCAGGGGCAAACCTGGGAGCGGGTTTTTTGATGGTTGGCAAGGGCAAAATTGGAGCAAATGCTTGCATTGGTTCAGCAACAACAGTTTTTAATTGTTCAGTCGAACCCGGACAAGTAGTTCCACCTGGTTCGATTTTGGGAGACACAAGTCGGCAAATTAGTCAAACAAAAGAACTCAATTCATCCCCAGAGAACCCACCTGCTACAAGTGCAGAAGAAAAAAATGGCTTAGGGGAAGGTGAAGAAAAGGTCATTTCCTCAACTAACTTCTCCGCTTCGGCTTTTGTAGAGTTAAAAGGGCGATCAATTTCTTTCTTTAAATCCTCCGCCACTGGTGAAAGCCAGTCTCCTCCACCGTCCAAGCCTGTCAATGATGCTGAAACCAATTTGCAACCAGCCCCCGAAGAGTCTACAGAATATAACTCAGACCCCAATCAGCCAGCCACAGAATCCCCTAATAGCTTCGGGACTCAAATTTATGGGCAAGGCAGTATACACAGACTATTGACCACATTGTTTCCCCATAGACAATCATTGAACGACCCAAACTCTGACGATTAG
- a CDS encoding ribulose bisphosphate carboxylase small subunit, translating to MVVRSTAAPPTPWSRNLAEPEIHETAFVHTFSNLIGDVRIGANVIVAPGTTIRADEGTPFYLGENTNVQDGVVIHGLEQGRVVGDDNEKYSVWIGKNACITHMALIHGPAYVGDNSFIGFRSTVFNARVGAGCIVMMHALIQDVEIPAGKYIPSGAIITSQQQADRLPDVQDQDKEFAHHVVGINQALRAGYLCAADSKCIKPIRDEIAKSYTGNGITVLELERSSDVSSNSLGAETIEQLRYLLQQGYKIGTEHVDQRRFRTGSWTSCQPIEPKSLGEAIAALESCVRDHSGEYIRLFGIDKGRRRVLETIIQRPDGEVKPTTSFKAPASSSSNGSYSSNNGNSNGSSSGKINNETVDQIRQLLAGGYKIGTEHVDERRFRTGSWSSCKPIEATSANAVISAVEECIDNHQGEYVRLIGIDTKAKRRVLESIIQRPNGQVAPSGGSQKSSFTSSSGSSATATATATSTRLTSEVVDQLRQLLAGGYKISVEHVDQRRFRTGSWTSTGQIQASSEREAIAAVEGHLGQFQGEYVRLIGIEPKAKRRVLETIIQRP from the coding sequence ATGGTAGTCCGCAGCACGGCGGCACCCCCAACCCCGTGGTCAAGGAATTTAGCTGAACCCGAAATCCATGAAACTGCCTTTGTACATACATTCTCCAATTTGATTGGAGATGTACGCATAGGTGCAAATGTAATCGTTGCTCCGGGGACCACGATTAGAGCGGATGAAGGCACACCCTTTTATCTTGGTGAAAATACTAATGTCCAAGATGGCGTTGTGATTCATGGGTTGGAGCAAGGTCGAGTAGTTGGCGACGACAATGAAAAATACTCGGTGTGGATAGGCAAAAATGCTTGTATTACCCACATGGCTCTAATTCACGGACCAGCTTATGTAGGCGACAATTCCTTCATAGGCTTTCGCTCTACAGTGTTTAATGCCAGGGTAGGTGCAGGTTGCATCGTGATGATGCACGCTTTGATTCAAGACGTAGAAATTCCCGCAGGTAAATATATACCTTCCGGAGCGATAATTACCAGCCAGCAGCAAGCTGACCGCTTGCCAGACGTGCAAGATCAGGATAAGGAATTCGCTCATCATGTGGTTGGGATTAATCAGGCCTTACGAGCTGGTTATCTTTGTGCTGCGGATAGCAAGTGTATAAAGCCCATTCGGGATGAAATTGCTAAATCTTATACAGGTAATGGTATTACTGTTTTAGAGTTGGAAAGGAGTAGTGACGTGTCGAGTAATAGCTTGGGTGCAGAAACAATAGAGCAGTTGCGCTATTTATTACAGCAAGGGTATAAAATTGGCACGGAGCATGTAGACCAAAGACGATTCCGGACGGGATCTTGGACTAGTTGCCAGCCAATTGAACCGAAATCTTTAGGTGAAGCGATCGCTGCTTTGGAAAGCTGTGTGAGAGACCACAGCGGCGAATATATCCGGCTGTTTGGTATTGATAAAGGTAGACGCCGGGTTTTAGAAACCATCATTCAACGTCCCGATGGTGAAGTGAAACCAACCACTAGCTTTAAAGCTCCTGCTAGTAGTTCTAGCAATGGCAGCTACAGCAGCAATAATGGCAATAGTAACGGCTCTAGCAGCGGCAAAATTAATAACGAAACCGTAGATCAAATCCGGCAACTTTTAGCTGGTGGTTATAAAATTGGCACGGAACACGTAGATGAGCGCCGCTTCCGGACTGGTTCCTGGAGTAGTTGCAAGCCAATTGAAGCAACTTCCGCAAACGCCGTGATTTCCGCTGTGGAAGAGTGTATAGACAACCATCAAGGCGAATATGTGCGTCTAATTGGTATTGACACCAAAGCCAAGCGGCGGGTGTTGGAAAGCATCATTCAACGTCCCAATGGTCAAGTAGCTCCCTCTGGTGGTAGTCAGAAATCATCATTTACTAGCAGCAGTGGATCTTCGGCAACGGCAACGGCAACAGCTACCAGTACTCGTTTAACTTCTGAAGTCGTAGACCAGCTAAGACAATTGTTGGCTGGAGGATATAAAATTAGCGTCGAACACGTAGACCAGCGACGTTTCCGTACAGGTTCCTGGACTAGTACCGGTCAAATTCAAGCCTCCTCAGAAAGAGAAGCGATCGCCGCCGTAGAAGGACACCTTGGCCAATTCCAAGGAGAATATGTACGCTTGATTGGTATTGAGCCGAAAGCCAAGCGTCGGGTATTGGAAACGATTATTCAACGTCCTTAA
- a CDS encoding EutN/CcmL family microcompartment protein — MQVAKVRGTVVSTQKDPSLRGVKLLLLQLVDEDGNILPQYEVAADIVGAGVDEWVLVTRGSAARQISGNEQRPLDAAVVAIIDTIHVEDRLIYSKKDQYR, encoded by the coding sequence ATGCAAGTTGCCAAAGTTCGCGGCACAGTAGTTAGCACCCAAAAAGACCCAAGTCTTAGAGGTGTAAAACTACTGTTGTTACAATTGGTAGATGAAGACGGAAATATCCTGCCACAGTACGAAGTAGCAGCAGATATCGTGGGAGCAGGAGTAGATGAGTGGGTACTGGTAACTCGTGGCAGTGCTGCTCGTCAAATTAGTGGCAATGAACAGCGTCCATTAGATGCAGCAGTGGTGGCAATTATAGACACCATTCACGTTGAAGATCGCCTAATTTACAGCAAAAAAGATCAGTATAGGTAG
- a CDS encoding carbon dioxide-concentrating mechanism protein CcmK, with protein sequence MSIAVGMVETLGFPAVVEAADAMVKAARVTLVGYEKIGSGRVTVIVRGDVSEVQASVAAGVESVKRVNGGQVLSTHIIARPHENLEYVLPIRYTEDVEQFRENVNAIRPFGRRP encoded by the coding sequence ATGTCGATCGCAGTAGGAATGGTTGAAACGCTAGGCTTTCCAGCGGTAGTGGAAGCTGCTGACGCGATGGTGAAAGCAGCCCGCGTAACTCTGGTGGGTTATGAAAAAATCGGTAGTGGTCGCGTAACAGTAATTGTGCGGGGAGACGTATCGGAAGTTCAAGCTTCCGTGGCCGCAGGAGTTGAATCTGTGAAGCGAGTCAACGGCGGACAAGTACTGTCTACTCACATCATTGCCCGTCCTCACGAAAACTTAGAATATGTTCTACCAATTCGTTATACGGAAGACGTAGAGCAATTCCGGGAAAATGTCAACGCAATTCGTCCTTTTGGTAGAAGACCGTAA
- a CDS encoding carbon dioxide-concentrating mechanism protein CcmK: MPIAVGMIETKGFPAVVEAADAMVKAARVTLVGYEKIGSARVTVIVRGDVSEVQASVAAGVEAARRVNGGEVLSTHIIARPHENLEYVLPIRYTEAVEQFRT; this comes from the coding sequence ATGCCAATTGCAGTTGGAATGATTGAAACGAAGGGCTTTCCAGCAGTGGTGGAAGCTGCTGATGCGATGGTAAAAGCCGCCCGTGTCACTTTAGTAGGATATGAAAAAATTGGTAGCGCTCGCGTCACCGTGATAGTTAGGGGAGATGTATCGGAAGTCCAAGCTTCCGTAGCCGCTGGGGTAGAAGCGGCCAGAAGAGTTAATGGTGGTGAAGTGTTATCCACACACATTATTGCTCGTCCTCACGAAAACCTGGAGTACGTTTTGCCGATACGTTACACAGAAGCTGTGGAACAGTTCCGTACCTAA
- a CDS encoding NAD(P)H-quinone oxidoreductase subunit F: MSQFLFSTSWFVPLYSLLGAILTLPWGLGIIQRTGPRPAAYINLLTTLLAFVHSLFVFKDIWDKEPEKLLVPWFKAADLDLSFALELSPVSIGATVLITGLSLLAQVYALGYMEKDWSLARFFALLGFFEAALSALAISDSLLFSYGLLEVLTLSTYLLVGFWYAQPLVVTAARDAFLTKRVGDLLLLMAVVTLSTSAGSLNFSDLYEWAQTANLSPVTSTLLGLALIAGPAGKCAQFPLHLWLDEAMEGPNPASVMRNSLVVAGGAYLLFKLQPLLALSPVALNALVVMGTVTAIGATLVSIAQIDIKRALSHSTSAYMGLAFLAVGLQQGGVALMLLLTHAIAKALLFMSSGSVILTTQSQDLTEMGGLWSRMPATTTAYIVGSAGMVTLLPLGSFWAMLAWADGFVSISPWVIGVLLLVNGLTALNLTRVFRLVFWGKPQQKTRRTPEVGWSMALPMVTLTVLTLLLPLMLQQWYLLPDWESINWYVASALFASTAIGVVAGSTIYLHKAWSRSRILAWRFVQDLLGYDFYIDRVYRVTVVSAVALLSKISAWSDRYLVDGIVNLVGFATILGGQSLKYSISGQSQGYMLTILAVVSVLGFFISWSLGLLDKLPF, encoded by the coding sequence ATGAGTCAATTTTTATTTTCAACAAGTTGGTTTGTGCCTTTGTATAGCCTATTAGGCGCAATTTTGACCTTACCGTGGGGATTGGGAATAATTCAGCGGACAGGGCCAAGACCTGCGGCATACATCAACTTGTTGACGACCCTTTTGGCTTTTGTCCATAGCTTGTTTGTATTTAAAGATATTTGGGATAAAGAACCAGAAAAGTTGTTGGTTCCCTGGTTCAAAGCTGCGGATTTAGACTTATCCTTTGCCTTAGAACTCTCACCAGTAAGTATCGGGGCAACAGTTTTAATTACAGGTTTAAGCTTATTGGCACAAGTTTACGCCTTGGGTTACATGGAAAAAGACTGGTCGTTAGCACGTTTTTTTGCGCTGCTGGGATTTTTTGAAGCGGCGCTGAGTGCCCTAGCAATCAGTGATTCTTTGTTGTTCAGCTATGGGCTTTTGGAAGTCTTGACACTTTCGACTTATTTGCTGGTGGGGTTCTGGTATGCTCAACCGTTAGTGGTGACAGCGGCGCGAGATGCATTTTTAACTAAACGGGTGGGAGACTTGTTACTACTGATGGCTGTAGTCACCCTTTCCACCTCAGCCGGCAGTTTGAACTTTTCCGATTTATATGAGTGGGCGCAAACAGCTAATTTAAGCCCAGTGACATCCACATTATTGGGGTTAGCGTTAATTGCTGGGCCTGCGGGTAAATGCGCCCAATTTCCACTGCACCTGTGGTTAGATGAAGCGATGGAAGGACCGAACCCCGCCTCTGTAATGCGAAATTCTTTGGTAGTAGCTGGTGGTGCCTATTTGCTATTTAAACTGCAACCATTGTTAGCCTTGTCACCGGTTGCCTTGAATGCTTTGGTAGTCATGGGCACGGTGACGGCAATTGGTGCAACATTAGTATCCATAGCCCAAATAGACATTAAGCGAGCCTTGTCTCATTCTACTAGTGCATACATGGGGTTAGCGTTTTTGGCAGTGGGCTTGCAGCAAGGGGGTGTAGCCTTGATGTTGCTGTTAACCCACGCGATCGCTAAAGCATTATTATTTATGAGTTCTGGTTCAGTAATCTTAACAACCCAAAGCCAAGACTTGACAGAAATGGGTGGTTTATGGTCAAGAATGCCGGCTACCACCACTGCCTACATCGTTGGTTCAGCAGGAATGGTTACACTCTTACCACTGGGAAGCTTCTGGGCAATGTTAGCCTGGGCTGACGGCTTCGTGAGTATTAGCCCTTGGGTGATTGGAGTTTTATTATTAGTCAATGGCTTGACAGCATTGAACTTGACCAGAGTATTTAGATTAGTCTTTTGGGGTAAACCGCAACAAAAGACCCGCCGCACCCCAGAAGTTGGTTGGTCGATGGCCTTGCCAATGGTGACTTTAACAGTATTGACTTTGCTTTTACCCCTGATGCTACAGCAATGGTATCTGCTACCTGATTGGGAAAGTATCAATTGGTATGTAGCGTCAGCATTGTTTGCTTCTACTGCAATAGGAGTAGTTGCAGGGTCTACAATTTATCTACACAAAGCCTGGTCAAGATCGAGAATTTTGGCATGGAGATTTGTCCAAGATTTGTTGGGTTATGACTTTTACATCGACCGAGTTTATCGAGTCACCGTAGTGAGTGCAGTAGCGCTGCTATCTAAGATTTCTGCTTGGAGCGATCGCTATTTGGTTGACGGTATAGTGAACTTAGTTGGGTTTGCCACAATTCTCGGCGGACAAAGTTTAAAGTACAGCATTTCTGGACAATCCCAAGGTTATATGTTGACCATCCTCGCAGTCGTCAGCGTCCTGGGCTTTTTCATCAGCTGGTCATTGGGTTTATTAGATAAATTGCCCTTTTAA
- a CDS encoding NADH-quinone oxidoreductase subunit M, with the protein MLSALILVPLIGAALIGFWPSGISSKLARGVALGFAIIAFLLTVVITIQFRPGEVSQQFAESVPWVDALGLNYNLGIDGLSLPLLVLNGLLTSIAIYSSDESLGRPRLYYSLILLLSVGVTGAFLAQDLLLFFLFYELELIPLYLLIAIWGGAKRGYAATKFLIYTAVSGILILASFLGIVWLSGSSNFALATLNTTTLPLATQLLLLVGILIGFGIKIPLVPFHTWLPDAHVEASTPISVLLAGVLLKLGTYGLLRFGMNLLPEAWNYVAPWLAIWAAVSVLYGSSCAIAQTDMKKMVAYSSIGHMGYVLIAAAAATPLSVLGAVMQMISHGLISAMLFLLVGVVYKKAGSRDLEIIRGLLNPERGMPVIGSLMIVGVMASAGIPGMLGFISEFVVYRGSFAVFPVQTLLCMIGTGLTAVYFLLLVNRAFFGRLSAPVTNLPRVYWSDRIPAAILALLIVIFGIQPGWLARWTEPTITAMVNTQNVVATVSLDKRIGSGE; encoded by the coding sequence ATGCTTAGTGCTTTAATTCTAGTGCCCTTAATTGGCGCAGCTTTAATTGGTTTCTGGCCCTCTGGCATTAGTAGTAAACTTGCCCGTGGGGTAGCTTTGGGCTTTGCGATTATTGCTTTCTTATTGACAGTTGTAATCACAATTCAGTTTCGTCCTGGGGAAGTGAGTCAACAGTTTGCCGAATCTGTTCCTTGGGTAGATGCCTTAGGCTTGAACTATAACCTGGGAATAGATGGTTTATCTTTGCCATTACTGGTTTTAAATGGACTGTTAACTTCCATTGCCATCTACAGTAGCGATGAATCCCTTGGGCGTCCGAGATTGTATTACTCTTTGATACTACTGTTAAGCGTTGGCGTGACTGGAGCTTTCTTAGCGCAGGATTTACTGCTATTTTTCCTGTTTTACGAACTGGAACTGATTCCCCTGTATCTGTTGATAGCTATTTGGGGTGGTGCAAAACGAGGTTACGCTGCAACAAAATTTCTGATTTACACTGCCGTTTCCGGAATCCTAATTTTAGCAAGTTTCCTGGGCATTGTTTGGCTAAGTGGTTCCTCTAACTTTGCCCTAGCAACCTTGAACACCACGACTCTACCTTTAGCAACCCAACTTTTACTGCTAGTGGGAATTTTGATAGGCTTCGGGATTAAAATTCCCTTAGTTCCCTTCCATACTTGGTTGCCAGATGCTCACGTAGAAGCCTCCACACCGATTTCTGTACTGTTAGCTGGGGTGCTGTTGAAGTTGGGAACTTACGGCTTACTGCGATTTGGCATGAACTTGTTACCAGAAGCTTGGAATTATGTGGCACCTTGGTTAGCAATTTGGGCAGCAGTAAGTGTATTGTATGGTTCATCCTGTGCGATCGCCCAAACAGATATGAAAAAAATGGTGGCGTACAGTTCCATTGGACATATGGGCTACGTCCTGATAGCGGCGGCGGCGGCTACACCTTTAAGTGTCTTGGGTGCTGTCATGCAAATGATTAGCCACGGCTTGATTTCTGCAATGCTGTTTTTGCTGGTGGGAGTTGTGTATAAAAAAGCCGGAAGCCGGGATTTAGAAATCATCAGAGGACTGCTGAACCCAGAACGCGGTATGCCGGTAATCGGTAGCTTGATGATTGTGGGAGTCATGGCCAGCGCAGGTATACCAGGAATGCTAGGGTTTATTTCCGAATTCGTCGTTTATCGGGGTAGTTTTGCAGTTTTTCCAGTCCAAACCCTGCTGTGCATGATTGGTACGGGTTTAACAGCGGTTTACTTCCTATTACTTGTTAACCGCGCCTTTTTTGGACGCTTGTCTGCACCAGTTACTAATTTACCGCGTGTGTATTGGAGCGATCGCATCCCAGCTGCAATTTTAGCCTTGCTAATTGTGATTTTTGGCATCCAACCTGGTTGGTTAGCACGTTGGACTGAACCAACAATTACAGCAATGGTGAATACTCAAAATGTAGTAGCAACGGTGTCTTTGGATAAGAGAATAGGGAGTGGGGAGTAG